GCGTGTGAAATTTTATCAAGCATTGGCGGCAGCTCTTTTGTGATAAGACTTTTTATTGACATATCCATTCCATGAGATAGGTTTTTAATAAATTTTCCATCCACTTGGCTCTCATTGATTATCGTATTTAACGTTGCATCAAAACCTAAAGCTCTAAGCATCTCATAAAGCTCAATCTTTTCTGCAAATGGTGCTATATGGTCATTTTCTGAGTGATAACTCACATAAATAGGCTTTTTATAGCCACTTTGCACTTTTAAATGCTCTAAATTTAGCACATCTCTTATCTCTTCTCTAGCGTCATTAAAATAATTTGGTAAAGATTTATCTAAAAGCGTCCAGTGTGTTTTATCTGATGCAAATATACAAATATTATCAAATAAATTTTTTGCGATAAAACAAGGGTATTTGGTATAATCGATCTCCTTACCAAAACCTATCAAGCTCCATCTAACTTTCGCATAGCTACTATTATCTATAATGCCGTCAATGAGCCACGGAGCAATCTTTGCTGCTAAATGTGATATATATCCGCCATGAGAGCTACCTATCATTACCACAGGTAAACTCGTCCGTTCGCCCCCCCCCATAGTCTAAATTCTGATGATCTTTGCACAAAAAGCAGGGCATTTAATAGATCTATCGCTGACATTATGCCAAAATTTTGATACTCATCTTTTGTTGGTAAAACACTTGCAGATATATCAAGCATA
This window of the Campylobacter anatolicus genome carries:
- a CDS encoding DUF2920 family protein, encoding MIGSSHGGYISHLAAKIAPWLIDGIIDNSSYAKVRWSLIGFGKEIDYTKYPCFIAKNLFDNICIFASDKTHWTLLDKSLPNYFNDAREEIRDVLNLEHLKVQSGYKKPIYVSYHSENDHIAPFAEKIELYEMLRALGFDATLNTIINESQVDGKFIKNLSHGMDMSIKSLITKELPPMLDKISHAQKDIYNDKSISYKSVDMLYKFYEKDNKIEIEVSKI